CCTTGTTTCCTTCATCTCCAAATTTCATCCACTGATgtctattctttggttcacctcaagttcggttgtGACGTTCGCGCGTATTTCGCCCGCGTAAATTTAATCGCACAGAGTATACATACgcgtacaagggcggtttgttggTACGCTTGCGGCGCAAATCATCGACGTTGTTTCCGAACTTGAGGCGGACCAATATATAGTTATGTCTCGCGTCAGCACAACATTcttcttcattcattcatttattcattcattcattcattcattcattcattttacaatgatgttaaaaacatcaaattacatCAAAACATAGTGAAAATAGAATATTATAGAGTAGAAGCTGGCGCTAATGCACCACTGCTGACTCGTTCCTACGAGTATTTATATTGTCGCATAGACAAGAAAAATTTACGTGAGGATTATTTCCACTAATGTATGTTTATCCGGACCGGTGTAGTAACATGCCTTTAGTTGTGTTCCTTTAACTTTCTTACATGTGGTACACTTCATACCGCCTCCTTAACCAGCAACCCTTTTTGTTTAATCTTCCACCATAAATACCGCTTGTAATCCACCCTGTTCATCTTTTACTCCCCCCATCATTTCTAATTGCCAATATGTTGGTATTCTTACTCAATTACATCATCATTCTAGTCACACAGCTTTATTTCATCAAttgattatttttttcattttgtttaataGCAAAACATAgtgtaaaattgatcattttaaaaaaatactaatttttgTAGTTTAACACGGACGGGCAGTTGATAATACTCCCATTAATATAAGTGACAATGAATAGGTATGTCGTATTCATCTTTTTTCGCTACGTTCTTATAGTAAAATGTGCTGATGTTCCCAACACATTAACATATCAAATGGCGGCATTCGCTCCTTGCACGGTCATCGTGGTCATCAAGTTTGATGGTAGGAAGTCAGGCAATTCTTTTTTACATGTCGTTTTTTCAGTAGAAGTTCTACTACAATATGGCTGAACCGTCTGAAAATCAAAGTTTACTCACTCAGCGCAGCCCAACTACTTGCAATTACGGTATAATAATAATGAAGTATTTTATATTCTATACTACTATAGCTCCAGGACCAGGGGCACCAACTGGACCTGATGAACAACCGACCCCTGTTGGAAGTGTGAGAAACCTAACAGCAAGATTTAGCAATCCCGACAATGCATCACCTATACAAAGACCATCTGTACCTGGTATGTCACACCTGTTTAAATACTTTGGTTAAACATGTAAATCGAACAAATTGCCACAGTGAACCAaaactgcctggttatcaaattaatcagtgacaataacattaaaacatcaattagcactgtCAAATTGATCATTTACATTTCAATAATCTGCATTTGCATCAGCGTATTTAAAATTTATgatctgtgattggattaaacacatcgcgttaattcatgaggttatgaagcATTTTCATTCAGTCGCATATCTGGATGTCACTGGATATTAGTTTCATAATGGCACTTTTAAGTGCCATTATGAAACTATCACTTAAAAGTGATGCAAATTCAACTAATTTTAATATTGTCAACATTTTTTTACAGCTGACCGCCCAAGGATCACCAGGAGACCGACTCCTCTATCCGCAGTAcctcaaaacgtaaatgtgccACCCCCGGTTTCGCCTCGTCCACGTACACCTCAAAGACAAAGACCTGTATCGGAACCGTTTGGGCCATCAGGTATGCTAACTGTATGAATTACTTGCTTCTTATTTCCCCggcttatttttaaaaaaatctttctttGGCTCTTAAATTCTGTTTGTGTACTTTCATCTCATTCTGTCTCTCCCTATGTATTCTTgtagtatacatgtacatcaagATCTCACACCACAAAATGAGCTTCCTAttacattatgggttaaaagttaCCAAAAGGTTCGTCATTCAAATTCATGGCTATTTTTTCTTAAAGATAATGATATTTTCTACACTATacaaataaactcctcaacaaaagtttggaaagttttttcaagcatctgtatctcaaattatttgcaacatattcatatcgttatttttcacggctgagtacacgccttgtgaatgtagtggggtctcaaacagaatttgccaaattgagcaTTATTCTATGCAGCAAGCTGCagtcccatatcttcacaatcagaatatgggagtagagccaaaatggcctaccatcaggccagacccgggggccagatctcaacccaattgaacacttgtgggaccagcttgatcgtgctgtacgTGTCAGAGAAGCCCATAcaaaccacattgaatgacctgcgacgaatccttgttgaagaatggaatgtcaTCCCACAGTaatgtgtaaccaggtcggtgagcagcatgaggagaaggtgcctgactattgtggctgcctgtggtttttccacccgctattgaggttagtggctagcgttgtttgcgcacagaataatggtcaatttggcaaattctgtttgagaccccactacattcaagGCGTGTAcccaacacgatatgaatatgtcacaaatattttgagatacagatgcttgaaaaaactttccaaacttttgttgaggagtttatatagctAGGTACCCTGATCATTCGAATTGGTGCATTGACCCGAGTTCAAAGTGCAAATTTATATAAATACATCTAATCACGTCATGTGTGTGAATTGAAGAACAAATTCTGTACTTCAAAGGTATCAACCAATGCAAATGACTCTTTGTGGGTTAGATGTTAAGAAAGCTATTAAAATATCACACCATTGACTCAAAAAAAAGCAAACCAAGTCTTTTAAACACAAATGGCACAAGCACGTGTGCCTCTCAGCATTAAACAAATGTTTTCTCTTGGTTCGATAGGGATGGGCGCAATTGATTTTGTGGTGTGTTATCTCCCTGTTATGGGTCGAGAAAAATTGCTCTGGTTAATTCTCTACCGCGCGCGCACATTTCAACAATAAAGGCCTTTTTTGGAACCTCGAAGACCTTTACATGTACATTCTCTCTAAAAAACCGCTTTATGTATACCTCCCACCGATAATACCAGGCAAAATGAGCAACCGGAAAATTTTGTTCGTCTTTGTCcccgaaatttttattttgcccctacTAACCAAGAAAGCTGACTACTCCCCTGCTCACTGCTCTCCTATATCTCTGCTGTTTGTTTCTTCACCATCTTGAAGACTTTTTTATTTGTTGCATATATGTTTTTGTTggttttatttttgctatttcgATTTTATTTTGGCTATTTCGATACTttctttcttcaaaatttggtaTACAGTGGACCAATTGGACGTACCTTCTCAACACGCTAGAGAGACTAGGTCTAATTCTATGCCAGATAGGGAACCACCATTGATACCACAGACATTAGAGCTAATATCAGAAGAAGAAGCGAAAGGTAAATGGGTTGGATCCGCCCAGATATTCGAGGAACATTCTCGGATATTTTACATAGCGATGCCCCTCACATGCTGCTCGTTGGTGtcaaattttacatattttacaataatatcaaCAATTATCTAAATTTTGGCTCCAAATTGATTGAAAACATACCGTTATATTTAGGCTTTTATATAGAAACAATTTAATGTAAGAAACATATAACCAACGTGTTAAAAACCTTTATTTTGTGTTGCTCACAATTTAGGATCTCCTAAAATACCAAAGAGAACTACAagtagaaacaaaaaaggagatgACCACATTGACAGTATCGACAAAAGGTCAGATAGTGCTGACCAGAATTTACATACAACCGGTTCTGTAGCATCAGGTTAGTAATTTCTAAATTTGTTTAAGTGGGTATGCTCACATGCATTGTTCCACTAATTCAAACCTTTAAAAGGCATTTGACAGTATGGCTGAAGTACCATGTGATGTCATTCCAACTATTTGCCCGACAGTTCTCATTGTTCTTTGACCGGCTATATGAACGCGCAATCATGTTTTGCTGTTctctcaagcatatcgataaatCAGTCTCTTGAATTTGTTTGTAAACATTGCTGTCACCTCATCCATCTCCCCTAAAATTGCTCTTTGCCTTATCACCAACAAGTGGACCTTTTAGTCAATTGTTCTCCCATTTTGGACGATTTTGTTGGACAAATAGAAAAAGATGGAACTTTGCGGATCTGGGGgctcctcccccctccccctcgCTGCGTGCTGACCTCATCTATAGTGAAAAGAAAGAGGTAAGAGAATGGAAGTGAAAAGAAAACGTTCTTCGAAAATGATGAATACGTATTATGCTTTTGTGGTCAATTTAACTTCCGACTCGTTTCTCAGAAAAATCTCTCATTAATACAAAACTAATggctattcttaaacacttgagaatgttcttgcaagcttattggttcttacccgtgtgatatgacacgatatcacacactttatcGCGTGCGTGTCGCCGCGATACTCGAACTcgttatttgaaccaatcggagatgCATAGCAAcgacgggactgatcgattctaagccctaggtaattccttgtaaaatgtaggatttaatttgattaaaattgggtatacttctgaatatttatttgaattgatgtgttaaagaatgagaataaagatattgtttttagccgctgtcgtgcatctatcgtctcatataacacgcgacatcaatatttttggcgtaaaacaacttcgCTTCATTGTTTTACTTAATATAATGATGTCGTCCGTGTTATGTGatacgatagatgcactccagcagctAAACATAATACCTTAATAAGTGAGGCATGTGATGATATGGGTAACCATGTTGGTCTTTAAATGTCACGATTCTGTTTTACCTATTATTTTTTGCATTAAGCATAAGTTACGAAGATACAACGTTTAAATAAATTTAACAGAATCAATTCTACCCCATCTAATTCCAGCAACACGAAAACCACCTCCTCCGACGCCAGTTCGTACTCCATCTCAAGGAAGAAGTGACAGGAATGCGTCACAGTCGAGTTCCACTGTAGCAGAAACTGATGATCCATCAGGTAAACTCAAATTACAGATACGTATCGTCCATCGCTTGTCGCTacacttaagaaataaagggtaatgcatgatcctttacacgaaaataatgtgtccgaggcagtaaaacgtaaataatgggtgaggcgcagccgaacccattatttaaacgttttactgccgaggacacattatttgcgtgtaaaggataatgctgcaccctttatttctattctattaccacaaaatagtgtgatttaaagagaaaatatcaaattttttgcccaaatatttcaagttgtttacctcaaggtggagcgcatacgcgtagccaaagcgtatgcacattccaataacacaacctaacattccattctcccctataagcaggtatgcacatacaataacacacccctgacattccattctcccctacataagcaggtgtgctgtgcgctctgctgtgcgctgtgatgatagaagaacataaagttcgttgcccttgacactttatcgctaattaatggtctgtcacgtgacgcgtttcaacaaatcacagtgcgcgattttgaataatgggtcgtgggggtaatagaatctaTTATTAATTGTTAAAGAAGCTGTCCGGCTGGTGACATTGGTCGGGGTAAATGAGTGCATCAAGAGCGAATTAGAAATAAAGGGTTTTATATCAAAGTAAATTTAGTTGACATCCATGCCCATGGTAGCTGGTTTAAATTTAAGCCCATTTGACACTTCCAAATCATATACATTAACTTTTCATTCTTTTGACAAatgatgtttaaaaacatttttaatcaaATAATTGAACTATTGATCAGATTATCAGACATCCAGATAATGAAAAAATATGGGTCGCATTTCAAAGCTACCAGGATACTTATTAAACTTTTGACTTGAAGCATATGGCGGTTTTAAAATTGATGGCCATGTTGGTTGTTAAATGTCACTATTCCGTTTTACTTATTCATGTTTGCATAAAGTATAAGTTACGTTTAAAATAGCCATTTTTAACAGCATCAAGTCTACCTTATCGTATTCCAGAAACACGAAGACCACCTCCTCCGTCGCCAGTTCGTACTCCTTCGCAAGGAAGAAGTGATAGGAATGAGTCACAGTTGAGTTCGACTGATAGTCCTTCAGGTAAACTCAAATTACAGATACGTATCAGCGATAAGCGATGGAGTAATGTGCAATGAAATGCATGTGGTTGCTTTTCCATTTCGTGAAATAAAAGTCCATCGCTTGTTGTAGCTATACATATTATCAATAAAGAAGTTGTCCGACTGGCTAAGTTGGTCAGGGTAAATGAGTGCATCATGAGCAAATTAGAAACAAAGGGTGTAAAGCAaatccagagtttttcggaactagagatagatgccgttggtggcgtctggccagatgaagggggctatacccggctacctgtacatgtatatacccgTGGCGTCACGCAGACGTCAGGGGcctattagatctgtcgattaaatgcacttttttggcccagatctatgctgtttcgtatatttatcagcgtttccaacccttttgaaaccattctaaggcattccatgcgctacaatgtcaaaattgtggctacatcatagatatctcgggcatctcagagcattacctggtttttccacatgaaagtaattaaggtgttccatcaaagctttcgtcgtgtgctgctacctagcggtggttccgggaacgttgcgtctAGTTGTCATCCATACACATGGTAGCTGATTTAAATGTTTAGCCATCAGACATTCACTTAAGctgtttaaaaaacttttttgataaaaCTTTTAATCAGAATATAAGACATCCAGGCACTGAATAACATGGGTCGCATTTCAAACCAGCCAGGATACTTATTAAACTTTTGACTTGAGGCATACGGAGGATTTCAAATTAGTAGCCATGATGGTTTTTAAATGTCACTATTCTGTACTTATTCATTTTTGCTTTAAATATAAGTTACGAAGATACGACGTttgaaatatccatttttaacagCATCCATTCTGCCCGATCATATTTCAGCAACACGAAGACCACCTCCTCCTAGGCCAGTTCGTACTCCATCTCAAGGAAGTAGTGATAGGAAATCAGAAGCTGATGAACCCGGTAAACTCAAATCACGGATACATATCAGCGATAAGCGATGGAATAATATTCAATGAAATGCGTGTGTTTTGTAACAAAAATCCCTCGCTTGTCGCTACTCTGATTATCAATTTTTAAAACGGGCGTACCCATTTTGGTTTAgtatatggattgtcttcaaacttacatacaatgtcaaatatggtCCCCTTTATTCATctttgtgagaaaacgagaaaATCTTATATAAATCGCAAAATTAGCAATACaatacgcgtgaattgcattctagTCCGGCAAACAACATAACCGTATTCCCGTTCGTGCATATCCCGTGGTTGCACTGACAACACTGTTTGCCCCAGTAGCTACACGTTCATAATCACATCCATCACAATGCTCCAACCGACTGACTGCGCCAACTAAGATTACTATGGAtatcatctataataaattactgagtttttcgaatttgtaaggctaaaaacttctacgttttacattatttcggaaaacggatttttgcgtttcgtagagtaaagttgtccgcaccccaataaaacgtccaattttgtttttgtttacgttaagggtgtcaaattatgttaattagtttcaaaggcagggcaaaggcagtgGCAGCACACCTGCATGCtaacgccaacacaatacactaatgttgacatagcctgaattaggccttctatcctgtcatcggtgtgaggatattatgcctgcggtctcaactattacatgacacagtagaagcaactatacatgacacagtagaaactcaattaacaatctattgtttattcaactaattgatcaacattagcctgtattctgtgtttttatggagaacctatagttaaagttaaacttttgaaggacaaattaatcagggttgccaaaccacaccatgaataggcctactctgctttgtggtagtgctatgtttaatgttatcagcataatgtatgatcaggtatgatcataacttatatgaaatagagtgtaaggaaatgtgaataaaattgtttcagctgcacagtggtgtagccaggacttttcagagagagagagagggggggattTCATGGGGgggttgtcacaaatgggctaaagagtacgacaaatttatccaaaatgggctaacaaataaaaagtacaacaaatgcatagaaatctaaaatatcagatcagccagcaggccacagcgggccaagagggatgtgaataaaattgtgttcatctgctcagtgatgtagccaggacttttgcaggaggcaggggcagcaaggtacatttcaagatgggggacaaacttggatgaaaatgataaaaaaatgagctaaaaggtacaacaaatttgtccaaaatgggctaaaaagtactgtagaaacaaatgcataaaatcttaaatatcagagcgatcagcatcccacaggggcaagacatgatctaattgcaatttcaagccattgatttatatggaaaagatactaaatattatacttctaagttcaaaatgatcatctcctctcataccattaatcacattaaataaaacatttacatgtacacaaaatgtacaaaatttaccaaccgcgaaagaccctgaccgcgaaagacgggtgaccgctagtaataTAAGTTCGTTTAAAATAGTCATTTTTAACAGAATCAATTCTACTCATCGTTTTCCAGCAACACGAAGACCACCTCCTCCGAGGCCAGTTCGTACTCCTTCTCAAGGAAGTAGTGATAGGAATACGTCACAATTGACTTCTACGGTAGCAGAAGCCGATGATATATCAGGTAAACACAAATCACGAATACgttaccactttatattttcaaattattgttaacgAAGCTGCCCTGCTGGTGAAGTTGATCGGGGTAAATGAGCAAATTAAATACAATATCAAAGCAAATTCATTTGACATCCATGTTCATGACACTTACATTTGTTGCTTTTTGAAATCATAGATTAACTtcattcttttgaaaaatatcaggaaagacgtttaaaaacatttttgataaaccATTTAATTCCAATGAACTATAAGTCCGACTATATGACATTCTCCAGGCACtgaaaacattttcaaagcaGGCAGGGTATAGGAAGGATATTAATCGGGTTTACTTTAGAATAGACAAGCGACAGTCTATGACTCTTTTCAAGGCCATAAAGCTTTCAGACAACAAGGGGCAGGTCATGTgaaaggctcttttcagagccatccaAACTTTTCACAGTCACAAAAAGTCAGTGGATAAGGAGAGATTCACTTGAAAAGGCACTTTATTGTATTCCAGATACACCTAGGCGGCCAGTTCCAAACACACCAATACGTACTCCATCTGATAGGAGAACATCGCCACCAGGTCATGGGTCTCCTAGACAACCAGTGCATAGTCCCTCTGAGAGAAGATCACCGGCATTAGATCAAAGAAGCATTGATAGTGAAGAGTCAGACGTCAATTCAAATACGACGGAAGACGAGGAAGATCCATTATATCTGGGTAGGTAAATGTTTAATGTCTGGTATAGTATGGTGTCGGAAAAAGTCTTTATAACATTGAAAaagttttattacatttattacatTGGGTCATGCTAGAGTATAAGTGCacatccccccccccacccagaGGTGCAATTTTTTAATATAATGTCTGGATTTTCAAGTTTGTTTTCGGAAATGGCTAGAATTCCAGATGAcaatgttacttgaaaaagcttggaaattcaattaaattaatgaaaatcacGGAAGTGACTAGtttcacctaactaacaagtaaaaagtcggTAGCTCTTGAAATAGCTAGTCCAAGAATGAATATTAATATTGCAAGAATTATAAAAACGAAGGTCTCATACactttaaattgttgttttaagtcgcaatgttatatatatatatcatgaaATGCGTTAAATATATGAAATATTGAATATCaaacttttcaacaataaattttAACATCATCTGTTTTTCATTTTGCTGTAACAGAATATCGCAAAGATGAAGTACAGAGAAGGCAATCCATACAAGATGCTGCAGCTGACCAGCACACCCATGCTATTCAGGCTATAGGAGGTTTATCAAGAAATAGAATGATGACAAGACAACAAGAATCCGTCTACAGACGACATAGGGGGTGAGACGACTCAAAAGCGTTGACGAACTACAAAATAACTGTTCCAGGTTAGCaagaaaacatctcaaaaaaattaattaacccccccttaaataatggccattattcaaaaaggggctattgtattacaaatctgtaaaatgcgttggaagcagaatttatttttgcgcattttgacacctcatttgatacgatagcctagaaaacaataaaacaccggtcaatttaatgcagTGAGgtccaaatttgaaagttgcacttacatacaaatttttacaatacaaaaacactcagatatcattacatagatttctttccattacactgaatgcaaaatcaatagaattaactgcaactttcaaatcttgggctacattgatttaaatgtacgctgtgacgtcaatatttagtcaattgctacaaatgaggtgtcaaaatgtgcaggaatgaattctacttccaacgcattttaaatatttgtaatataatcacccgtttttgactcatggctattatttaagggggtggttagttacttttttgagatgtttatatagttTATCCGCACACGTACTTATAGCTCTTTATTATTCAAGTATTAACACGGGAATACATGTATGAGACACGGGATATAATGTATGAGACATGATCTATAAACtcaacattcattcattcaatctcgTTCAGATCACGCGAATCGGTAACGCACGTCTGAAAGATTTTAGGATCGTATTCAGAAAGCCGCGATATCCAAACATACGTATCAtccgcccgtgcatctattcaaaatccagtcacatgagagtgattttgaatagattcgcGGGTGTATGCTACggacgtttggaaatcgcaagcacTCTATTGTTTTTACGATCCACGTCAGCATGCAGCATGAAAAAGTAACGAATGGCTCTTAACCTCTTGTTCAAGAGGctccaaataaaaaaaaccctgcaAAACGAATATGGTGAGCAACTGAGAATGCATCAAGCGAAATCGACATATGGCTCTACTCAGTAGCATCACACAGTGGGGGCCAGACGGGGGAGCGCAAGATGTCCCTGAGGCATCTTTGGCAACGCCACTGGCTCGACTAGAGATAGAAACGCAGTGCATATGTCTCATTCGAACCGAGGGATCCTCCTACCAAGAAACTCAGATATAGCGGGTTAGTCAGAGCCCCAACCTTTAAAAAGGGCTCTAAAACTGGAGTTAGGTTACCTTGAAAGAACTTTTTTTACAACCCATGTATATTGATAGTCTGGAACCTCAGGATTATGAATTCAGAGGTCGTATTTTTCTCAGGATTGCAAAAAAATAGATATTGCGCAATAattatgacgtcatcaattttttgtgaaaaaatgcaaaatttatgaaaaaaatattcttACCTGTATggatacataaaatatttcttctTCCATTTCTGTTAAGTTAAAAGCTGTATTATATTTAGATATTGTGTTAGGaagcttttaattttatttttcacattgacgtgtgtactaaatataatttttgattgCGATTTTCTCAATATGCTGTTTTTTCACTTTATTACGGCAATaaatattggctattttctctcataaacatatattttaaccaatttttaaatcttttaaactattttcatatacacttggatgttcttagtaagaaaaaatatgtttgattccaaaatataaatttgtataaCGTCTATCGGACAAaatatgatgacgtcatcaagttTGACTCCGCatgtgaaaaataccaaaatcatttttgttacTGAAAACGATAGCTCACATCAATATAtgtaatttaaattcaaatagGAACCTAACCCGGCCTTGGTTTACGATTTctgattaaaacaaaatatatatatgcaTTGCTGTCTGTATAAAAATGAAACTTCAAACGCATTTTTCTTGCATTGTGACGTTTAACAGCTTAATGTTCAACACGATTGAGCTTGGTgatattttgcataaattaatGAATTTCCAGCGTTATCACAAATGCCCATATCTCGGCTCCCATCCAAATAGTGTGTGAGCTCGGGGTTGGACGGAacaacttgggggggggggggcaaagttgcacttttaccataggtaGTTCATATCATGGGTTATACAaaaatgcctgatagcaattgaaccggagtaactttcggcgggaaaaggtcatcgaacttttacacagggtcaaatttcaaacttgctctaaTTGTGTTACAAACTATATCTCTAGTCACAAAGTTTCAGAaagtgtatagtttgacctatataGGACAtatcgttcttgagttataaccgaaaaggtcaaaggtcatgtttttggCTTCTGAGGGTCAAAAACATCAacgtgctccgattttgccaaaagaggtgtcaaaatgttcgttttgataaatcaattcaaataaggataggattgcaccatcttgcATGTTTCactacctaggtaacacagcaaaataggtcatggtcaataggCCTCAGTGGACATTCCGCTGGTTTCTTTAAATGTTAGATCTGGTTGCTTTACACAtgtcaggattggactgaaattcccaaccgacgctaagcTAAGCCACGCAGcaataatgtgaacaacaaagagatggaataatgtcacgcaacaaaaggattataataaatacttcaaaaaaagttctcttatacgcatgaaaaataaataaatatcacaatggcaaTAACGGTTAAATATATTATGACCAGTCAGTTAGATGAAACTAAataatgagtatactcaatttaatcaatcgcgagaaaaaaaataccaagtgcacttggaaaggatacgttttaaacgtcgttacatgactagagttccatcacaacgttgtcggttatacagtgcgttgaatccattctctatgatgccacacacgtagccacgcctaggtcaaccaacggttaattacatggaatgcagaa
Above is a window of Amphiura filiformis chromosome 7, Afil_fr2py, whole genome shotgun sequence DNA encoding:
- the LOC140157884 gene encoding uncharacterized protein, encoding MASVQTSQICDTCKTKVNNGANFCSNCGNKVNKVVPRPPVLPRPSRTRPNSDSCLTAPGPGAPTGPDEQPTPVGSVRNLTARFSNPDNASPIQRPSVPADRPRITRRPTPLSAVPQNVNVPPPVSPRPRTPQRQRPVSEPFGPSVDQLDVPSQHARETRSNSMPDREPPLIPQTLELISEEEAKGSPKIPKRTTSRNKKGDDHIDSIDKRSDSADQNLHTTGSVASATRKPPPPTPVRTPSQGRSDRNASQSSSTVAETDDPSETRRPPPPSPVRTPSQGRSDRNESQLSSTDSPSATRRPPPPRPVRTPSQGSSDRKSEADEPGKLKSRIHISDKRWNNIQ